CGAAGCGTCCCGGCCACGCTGGCCGCTTCGGTGAAGCGGCAGTCAAAGGGCATGTCCGCCATGATGTCCATGGTGCCGCGCCGAACCACGGCGTGATCGTCCACGACCAGGATGTTCACGGCTTCCTCCTGCGTCCGGCGGGAAGCGGCAGGCGCACGGACACGGAAGTGCCTCCACCCTCGCGAGCAGCGATGTCCATTTCGCCGCCCACGGAGCGCGCCCGCTCGCGCATGCCGATGATGCCGAAGGAATCCGGCGACTCCAGCGCCTGGGTCGAGATGCCGCGCCCGTCGTCGGCGATGGTCATGATGAAGGACTCCCGGCTGCGTTCAAGGCGGACAACCACCCGGTCAGCGCCGGAGTGGCGGGCTACGTTGGTCAGGGCTTCCTGCAACACCCGATAGAGTGCCGTGGCCGCATCAGGCGAAAGCCTGGGCGGCCTGCCGGGTTTCACGTCCACGGCGATGCCGGTGCTTTCCCGGAAGGTGCGCGCCCTCCAGGCCACGGCCTCGCCGAAGCCCAGCTCGTCAAGGATGGGGGGGCGCAGCTCGCGCGAGATGCGGCGCACGCTCTCCAGTGTGGCCGCCACCAGCTCCTTGAGTCCAGCCAGATGGCGCGCGGCCTCGGGATCGCGTCCGGCCGCGCCCTTTTCCAGGCGGTAGAGCCCCATGTTCAGGGCGGTGAGGTTCTGCCCGAGTTCGTCGTGGATTTCCCTGGAGATGCGGGTGCGTTCCTCCTCGATGCGCTCCTGGAGGTAGGCGGAAAGCGCCCTGTAACGTTCCCGGGAGAGCTCCAGGTCCCTGGTGCGCGCGAGCACCCGCTCTTCGAGCAGCTCGCGCGCCTCCCGCAGGGCGCGCTGGGCCTCCACCCGCTCCGTGACGTCGCGAAGCGAGAGCCGAAGCCCCTGGTGGATGCCCGCCGGGGAGAGCACGCGGGTGGTCTCCTGGGCCAGCCAGGCCTCTGTGCCGTCCTTGCGGATGATGCGGAAGTCCAGCGAGGGGGCTGCTTTCTCGCGGCTGTCGCGCATGGCCGCGAGCCAGCCGGGCAGGTCGTCCGGGTGGATGATGCGGTGGAAGAAGAGCGGGTCGCACAGGACTTCGCCGGGCTCAAAGCCCGTGATGCGCCGGCAGGAGGGCGAGACGTAGCGGGCCGCGCCGGTCGGGTCGAGCCAGATTTCCCAGTCGTAGGTGAAGTCCGCGACGGTGCGGAAGGTCTCAAGCTCCCGGCGAAGGCGGGCCAGGGGGCGCAGCCTTCTCCGGGAGACGCAGTGCGAACGGGTCATGGGGCATCATCTTGCAGCGCGAGCGGGAAAGCAAGGCCGGATGATCTCGTGTCGCGTTTTTGAAAACATGAATATATTTTCAAAAATAAAATAAATGGTTCTGTCGGGTTAGGTTCGTAAATCGTGTGAATGATCTTTGAGAGAGCCTCGCCCGCGCGTCATTAACGCTTCGCCGTTCTGGTCTGGAGCCACAGCAGGCTGAAAAGAAGCGCCGC
This genomic window from Fundidesulfovibrio putealis DSM 16056 contains:
- a CDS encoding PAS domain-containing sensor histidine kinase; amino-acid sequence: MTRSHCVSRRRLRPLARLRRELETFRTVADFTYDWEIWLDPTGAARYVSPSCRRITGFEPGEVLCDPLFFHRIIHPDDLPGWLAAMRDSREKAAPSLDFRIIRKDGTEAWLAQETTRVLSPAGIHQGLRLSLRDVTERVEAQRALREARELLEERVLARTRDLELSRERYRALSAYLQERIEEERTRISREIHDELGQNLTALNMGLYRLEKGAAGRDPEAARHLAGLKELVAATLESVRRISRELRPPILDELGFGEAVAWRARTFRESTGIAVDVKPGRPPRLSPDAATALYRVLQEALTNVARHSGADRVVVRLERSRESFIMTIADDGRGISTQALESPDSFGIIGMRERARSVGGEMDIAAREGGGTSVSVRLPLPAGRRRKP